The region TTGTTCGATACTTTCCGCAACAGACAATCGCATTTTGGGACAAGACTGATACATGGGCAATTTATGAAGCAATGTCCATGCTGGACGGGTCATGATACCGATGTCATTTGTAGCGGCCAATATTGAATCCCGTTGGGATGCATAGTCGGGTTCAAGAAGAATCGCATTGAGCCAGTAGTTGCTCCTGGTGTTCACAGGCTCTCGAACAAAATGAACCCCCGGAATGTTTGAAAAAGCAACTTCATAGAGTTCAGCCAATTTACGTTTTTTATCCAGAAAAGAGGGTAGCTGTTCCAGTTGCGCGCACCCTAAAGCTGAGTTTAGATTTGGCAACCGATAGTTGTACCCTGACTGATCATGAAAATATTCCCAACGATGTGGAACCTTTGCCGTAGTTGTCAGATGTTTTGCTAATTTAGCTAATAGCGGGTCTGAGGTCAGAATGGCACCGCCACCGCCGGTTGTGATAATTTTATTTCCATTGAAACTCAGTGACGATACTTTTCCCCAGTTCCCGGTATGCCTGCCTTTATAAAAACTTCCCAGGGATTCTGCGGCATCCTCAACCAGCACCAACTTAAATTTGGCCGCAAGCTCTGTCAATGCATCCAGATCGGAAGGATGTCCAAACGTATGCATGGGAACCAGTGCCTTTATTGGTCTTTGGGTTTGGCGATTGAAACAACGATTATCACGAACATCCGCGAACTCATCCAGATAGGCGTTCAACAAAGGAACATCTATCCCAAGATTCACTTCATTGCTTTCCACAAAATGAGGAACGGCCCCACAATAAGCCACAGCGTTGGCCGTTGCGACAAATGTCAACGAGGGAATCAGAACTTCATCGCCCTGTTCCACACCAACCAGTTTGAAGCAGATATGCAACGCCGCGGTTCCATTGACGGTCGCCACAGCGTATGGACTTCCTGTAAACTCTGCCAGTTTCTGCTCAAACAGATCCACATACTTGCCAACAGAAGACACCCATCCAGTATCCAGACATTCTTTCACATAGACCCATTCATTCCCCTGAAATACAGGCTCATGAAGTGATATAAATTCACTGGTGGGCAAAACACTCTTGATTGCCTGAACTATTTCTTGAACAAAGGAAGACTTACTCATACTGAATTTCGTAATTCCCATAATAATTTCGGTTGGATTCAACCTGATCAAATAAATGTTGATTTAACGCACTAATAACCTCTTGGACGCCATCTCCAACAGTATAAATTGGCTCAAAGTATAGAGCTTTTTTTATTTTCTGAAAATTGACACGGTAATTTCTGGGATCACTTCCTTGTTCCTTGTAACTGACCTTTCCTTCAGGAATATACTTCAGGATTTCATTAATGATCATTTTCTTGGTGTAATTATTAGCTTCGCCTCCGGCATTAAATACTTGGAAGGCAACTCTTTCCTGGGGGGCTTCCAATGCCCTTCGAATAATCAAAGAAAAATCTTTAGTATGACAATAAGGACGCCACGTGTCACAATCATAGACCAGCAAATCATGTTTCAAATAGAGTTCACGGACGAACTCACTCACGCTCAGATCAAACCGCATTCTCGGCGAAAGACCAAAAGCTGTCGCAAATCGGAAAATGACCGGACAGTAATCCACTTTTCCCTGAAGACTTAGCAAATGCTGTTCCGCAGCAACTTTTGCTTTAGCATAGAGAGATAAAGGTGTAAGTTCATAATGTTCATCAGCCAGTGCATTCTCCGGAATCAACCCATAATTGGAACAGGTTGAGATCAGAATTACCCGATTTAAATTTTTCCCATTAAGTTGATCAATAAGCTTCTGAATGCCTGCACTATTAATTTTATCAGAAGCTAGTGGATATTTCTTTGTAATGGGATCTCCCACTAACCCTGCCAGAATAACCACATCGGTAATACCTATTAAGGATCGCTCCACAGTGTCGCTATCGCACAAATCACCATGCATGAATTCATAATCAGGATTAGACAGGTAGGGCAAAATGGCCTGCTGATTCTGATATATCAATAAATCCAGAGTTCGCACCTGGT is a window of SAR324 cluster bacterium DNA encoding:
- a CDS encoding LegC family aminotransferase, with the protein product MSKSSFVQEIVQAIKSVLPTSEFISLHEPVFQGNEWVYVKECLDTGWVSSVGKYVDLFEQKLAEFTGSPYAVATVNGTAALHICFKLVGVEQGDEVLIPSLTFVATANAVAYCGAVPHFVESNEVNLGIDVPLLNAYLDEFADVRDNRCFNRQTQRPIKALVPMHTFGHPSDLDALTELAAKFKLVLVEDAAESLGSFYKGRHTGNWGKVSSLSFNGNKIITTGGGGAILTSDPLLAKLAKHLTTTAKVPHRWEYFHDQSGYNYRLPNLNSALGCAQLEQLPSFLDKKRKLAELYEVAFSNIPGVHFVREPVNTRSNYWLNAILLEPDYASQRDSILAATNDIGIMTRPAWTLLHKLPMYQSCPKMRLSVAESIEQRLINIPSSSHLIDSIER
- a CDS encoding NAD(P)-dependent oxidoreductase, whose product is MPKLKRHQINQAQQSAFELNQNLPESYQVEIFNEAIRFYKLHPDVHQRKVLLIGGGGYIGSVLTGYLLGGGYQVRTLDLLIYQNQQAILPYLSNPDYEFMHGDLCDSDTVERSLIGITDVVILAGLVGDPITKKYPLASDKINSAGIQKLIDQLNGKNLNRVILISTCSNYGLIPENALADEHYELTPLSLYAKAKVAAEQHLLSLQGKVDYCPVIFRFATAFGLSPRMRFDLSVSEFVRELYLKHDLLVYDCDTWRPYCHTKDFSLIIRRALEAPQERVAFQVFNAGGEANNYTKKMIINEILKYIPEGKVSYKEQGSDPRNYRVNFQKIKKALYFEPIYTVGDGVQEVISALNQHLFDQVESNRNYYGNYEIQYE